The following proteins are encoded in a genomic region of Heptranchias perlo isolate sHepPer1 chromosome 6, sHepPer1.hap1, whole genome shotgun sequence:
- the lonrf2 gene encoding LON peptidase N-terminal domain and RING finger protein 2 produces the protein MEVLAARTEMLELADEAFRAKNYELAADIYECQLLELGPERLLYLRKADALSRCDRFNEAFEAYQKAADLDRLRPENLQNLLDCIADNIRSKEVLLSSRPQARCQTRASASGPGTPAHGDGDGDDEEEAASDPLTCRMCRALLFEPISLPCGHTFCRRCVEKETVTECRLCKLPITVRPGVGAGGAASSDPNFRLNVVLCNLLEKWFPSEIRAQRLQVEADKLVKSRDYSAALQLYDQALSLVPHDYLMLCYRAELYITIGKYEEALCDGDVACTLKPLKTKGHFWKAQALIEMSRTEEALKEYLYCIALRPDWKSVKLEAQKILCDMFSPVLENMQDTLPTNMRPQSSCTRPKPTFLSTFSSASVARDSTVAGPSEVLFKISAKESNTSSQIKKKSKAPLSETSVPTEAVPSSLCNGSQKRKLFETEICHSFKTSSKMAKKDEFVPMKFDNFKASREIPNELVDPSDFECSLCMRLFYEPVTTSCGHTFCLKCLERCLDHNSSCPLCKENVTEYLVTRAFSKTFLTEELIVRYLPEELNDRRKLHEEEMKELCSLNEDVPIFVCTMGFPTIPCPLHVFEPRYRLMIRRCMETGTKQFGMCIGDELKGFADYGCMLEIRDVKFFPDGRSVVDTIGKCRFKVLSHGQRDGYNTANIEYLEDKKVEGEEYNALVCLSDSVYDQAFTWFNSLKDNMRTQILNHFGPMPGKEPTPQSSQNGPAWCWWLLAVLPLESRAQLAVLAMTSLKDRLIAIRRVLVFVTRRRPR, from the exons ATGGAGGTGTTGGCCGCTCGTACCGAGATGCTGGAGCTGGCGGACGAGGCTTTCCGGGCGAAGAACTACGAGCTGGCGGCCGATATCTACGAGTGTCAGCTGCTGGAGTTGGGCCCCGAGCGCCTCCTGTACCTGAGAAAGGCCGACGCTCTGTCCCGTTGCGACCGCTTCAATGAGGCCTTCGAGGCATATCAGAAGGCCGCGGACCTGGATCGGCTCCGGCCCGAGAACCTGCAGAATCTGTTGGATTGCATCGCCGACAACATCCGGAGTAAAGAGGTGCTGCTGAGCAGCAGGCCGCAGGCTCGCTGCCAAACCCGGGCCAGCGCCAGCGGTCCCGGGACCCCAGCTCACGGGGACGGGGATGGGGACGATGAAGAGGAAGCTGCCTCAGACCCGTTGACCTGCCGCATGTGCCGGGCGCTGCTCTTCGAGCCCATCTCGCTGCCGTGTGGACACACTTTCTGCCGGAGATGCgtggagaaggagacggtgaCCGAGTGTAGACTCTGCAAACTCCCCATTACTGTGCGCCCCGGGGTCGGGGCTGGGGGCGCGGCCTCCTCCGACCCAAATTTCAGGCTCAACGTGGTTCTGTGTAACTTGTTGGAGAAGTGGTTCCCGTCCGAGATCCGCGCTCAGCGACTGCAGGTCGAGGCGGACAAGCTGGTCAAGAGCCGAGATTACTCGGCCGCCCTACAGCTGTATGACCAGGCGCTTTCTCTGG TACCCCATGACTACTTGATGCTGTGTTACCGTGCAGAGCTATACATAACTATAGGAAAATACGAGGAAGCACTTTGTGATGGAGATGTAGCATGTACGCTTAAACCACTAAAGACGAAG GGGCATTTTTGGAAAGCTCAAGCTCTTATCGAAATGAGTAGAACGGAAGAAGCTTTAAAGGAGTATTTATACTGCATTGCTCTGAGACCAGACTGGAAATCTGTAAAACTAGAAGCACAAAAG ATCTTGTGTGATATGTTTTCACCTGTCTTGGAGAATATGCAGGACACTCTACCAACCAACATGCGACCGCAATCATCTTGCACAAGACCTAAGCCTACTTTTCTCAGCACTTTTAGTTCTGCCTCAGTTGCCAGAGACAGTACAGTTGCTGGGCCTTCTGAG GTTTTGTTCAAAATTTCAGCAAAAGAATCAAACACATCAAGTCAAATAAAGAAAAAGTCCAAGGCACCATTAAGTGAAACCTCTGTGCCAACTGAAGCAGTTCCATCTAGTTTATGTAATGGCAGCCAAAAGAGAAAGCTATTTGAGACAGAGATCTGCCACAGCTTCAAAACGTCCAGCAAAATGGCTAAAAAAG ATGAATTTGTACCTATGAAATTTGACAATTTTAAAGCATCAAGGGAGATTCCCAATGAACTCGTGGATCCATCTGATTTTGAATGCTCTCTTTGTATGAG GTTGTTCTATGAACCTGTCACCACTTCTTGTGGACACACCTTCTGTTTGAAGTGTCTGGAACGCTGTCTGGATCATAATTCTAGCTGCCCACTCTGTAAGGAAAATGTAACAGAG TATTTGGTAACGAGAGCTTTCAGTAAGACATTCTTGACAGAAGAACTGATTGTTCGGTATCTGCCTGAAGAATTAAATGACAGGAGGAAGCTTCATGAAGAAGAAATGAAGGAACTATGCAG CCTAAATGAAGATGTTCCAATTTTTGTCTGCACCATGGGCTTCCCAACTATTCCATGCCCTCTTCATGTTTTTGAACCACGTTATCGGCTCATGATTCGCAGGTGTATGGAAACGGGCACCAAGCAATTTGGAATGTGCATTGGAGATGAACTTAAAGG GTTTGCTGATTACGGTTGCATGCTAGAAATCAGGGACGTAAAGTTTTTTCCTGATGGTCGATCTGTAGTTGATACAATTGGCAAGTGTCGATTTAAGGTTTTAAGCCATGGCCAGAGAGATGGTTATAACACTGCCAACATTGAATATCTTGAAGACAAAAAG GTGGAAGGAGAGGAGTATAATGcacttgtctgtctgtctgactcagTATATGACCAAGCTTTCACTTGGTTTAATTCCCTCAAGGACAATATGAGAACTCAAATTCTGAATCATTTTGGGCCAATGCCAGGAAAGGAGCCAACacctcag TCAAGTCAAAATGGTCCTGCCTGGTGCTGGTGGCTGTTAGCTGTATTACCTTTAGAAAGTCGTGCTCAGCTGGCTGTTCTCGCAATGACCTCGCTCAAAGATCGCCTTATTGCCATTCGTCGTGTGTTGGTATTTGTGACCCGACGACGGCCTCGATGA